A stretch of DNA from Saccharospirillum mangrovi:
CCGAACGCGTCAGCGTACCGGCGTTTAAAGTTGAAGCGGTCGATACCACGGCCGCCGGCGACACCTTTATCGGCTATTGCCTGGCAGCGCTGGTGGCGGAGTTAGACATCGCCACAGCACTGCGCCGCGCCAACGCCGCTGCGGCCCTGTGCGTAACCCGTTTGGGCGCATCGGTCGCCATTCCCGAGTCGGCCGAGGTCGACGCTTTTTTATTGCAGCAACAGGACTGAGCCATGACTCAACGCATCATCATCGACACCGACCCGGGCATCGACGATGCCATGGCGATTCTGTTTGCCTTTCGTTCGCCCGAACTCAAGGTGGAAGGTCTGACCAGTATTTTCGGCAACGTCAGCGCTGAGCGCGGCGCCCGCAATGCGCTGACGCTCTGTCAGTTGGCCGGCGTTTCCGTTCCGGTTGCACAGGGTGCAGCCGTGCCGGTGGAGATGGCACCACGGCCGCATTCGGATTACGTGCACGGCAGCGATGGCTTCGGCAACATCGACTGGCCGCAGGCCGATGGCGACATCGATTCGCGCTCGGCAGCGCAGTTTATTGTCGATACCGTTCACGCCCACCCGAACGAAGTGACGCTGATTGCGCTCGGTCCGCTGACCAATCTGGCGCTGGCGCTGGAACTCGACCCGGGCATTGCCGGCCTGGTCAAAGAAGTGGTGCTGATGGGCGGGGCGGTGCACGAAACCGGCAACGTCAGCCCGGTCGCCGAAGCCAATGTTATCAACGACCCGCACGCGGCCGACCGAGTGTTTGGCGCCAACTGGCCGGTCACCATGATTGGCTTGGATGTCACCCATCAGGTGTTGCTGAAAACCGCCGTGCTGGCGCGCATCGAAGCGGCCAATCCCGAACAGGG
This window harbors:
- a CDS encoding nucleoside hydrolase — translated: MTQRIIIDTDPGIDDAMAILFAFRSPELKVEGLTSIFGNVSAERGARNALTLCQLAGVSVPVAQGAAVPVEMAPRPHSDYVHGSDGFGNIDWPQADGDIDSRSAAQFIVDTVHAHPNEVTLIALGPLTNLALALELDPGIAGLVKEVVLMGGAVHETGNVSPVAEANVINDPHAADRVFGANWPVTMIGLDVTHQVLLKTAVLARIEAANPEQGGFLNKAAQHYFDFYRGALGIDGCYFHDAATVAYVLDPSLFGCRHGRIRVATEGLALGQTMMAPEGRDFPTPGWENRPLIKIAFEVDDVRVLKLFEQRLSGTDA